One genomic window of Desulfotignum phosphitoxidans DSM 13687 includes the following:
- a CDS encoding diadenylate cyclase → MIANFFDIGWQNGLDIALNTYILFRLYVLFRGTNVLRVLLFMGVLLVFRQVAFSMGLIITSWVMQGVIAVAALVIIVVFRNEISSVLKTRDLKFFLWGIPRQQLKTPVGIIVESVYELARQKIGALIVLPLSRGMESVVQEGITWQGKLSKEMLISIFWQDNPVHDGAVVIQGDRITDVGVILPLSKRTDLPSRFGTRHRAAIGLAEQTDAMVIVVSEERGKITLVRDKQIYDINDAAVLEKMLIQHAGGDSSVRDLKKQTRELAIAAAVCLACVTGLWLSFSRGVETLATHDVPVEFVKTDQSMEVFSSSASSIRLLVSGSRPLIRSLKPDRINVKLNLTHTTPGKNSLSVGRNAVSLPPGISVKSIEPSMLEVFVDVPLKKEIAIQAFWVGSLSQDLIMTQALIEPEKILVVGPSLALREIETLFTEPISLDGITESGKITTGIVFTPSTIRPDDQKKTSVQLEYSVQQR, encoded by the coding sequence ATGATAGCAAATTTTTTTGATATCGGGTGGCAGAACGGGTTGGATATTGCCCTGAATACCTATATTCTTTTTCGGCTGTATGTGCTGTTCCGGGGGACCAATGTGCTGCGGGTGCTTCTGTTCATGGGGGTGCTGCTGGTTTTCAGGCAGGTGGCATTTTCCATGGGACTGATCATCACCAGCTGGGTGATGCAGGGGGTCATTGCCGTTGCCGCCCTGGTGATCATTGTGGTGTTCCGCAACGAAATATCATCGGTGCTCAAAACCAGGGATCTGAAATTTTTTTTATGGGGGATTCCCCGTCAGCAGCTGAAAACTCCGGTGGGAATCATTGTTGAAAGCGTTTATGAACTGGCCAGACAAAAAATCGGCGCGCTGATTGTGCTGCCCTTGAGCAGAGGGATGGAAAGTGTGGTTCAGGAGGGAATCACCTGGCAGGGAAAACTGTCCAAAGAGATGCTCATCAGTATTTTCTGGCAGGACAATCCGGTTCATGACGGGGCCGTGGTGATCCAGGGAGACCGGATTACGGATGTGGGTGTGATTCTTCCCCTGTCAAAACGCACGGATCTGCCTTCCCGTTTTGGTACCCGGCACCGGGCCGCTATCGGTCTGGCGGAACAGACCGATGCCATGGTGATCGTGGTATCTGAAGAACGGGGCAAAATTACGCTGGTCCGGGACAAACAAATTTACGACATCAATGATGCCGCTGTGCTTGAAAAAATGCTGATTCAGCATGCTGGCGGAGACTCCTCTGTCAGGGATTTAAAAAAACAGACAAGGGAACTGGCGATTGCCGCTGCCGTGTGTCTGGCCTGTGTCACCGGGCTTTGGCTCAGTTTTTCCAGGGGGGTGGAAACGCTGGCCACCCATGATGTCCCCGTCGAATTTGTCAAAACAGATCAGAGCATGGAAGTCTTTTCTTCATCTGCCAGCAGTATCCGGCTGCTGGTCAGCGGTTCCAGACCTCTGATCCGGTCTTTGAAGCCGGACCGCATCAATGTCAAGCTCAACCTTACCCATACTACGCCGGGTAAAAACAGCCTGTCAGTCGGGCGGAATGCAGTTTCGCTGCCACCGGGCATTTCAGTGAAAAGCATCGAGCCGTCCATGCTGGAGGTGTTTGTGGATGTGCCTTTAAAAAAGGAGATTGCGATTCAGGCTTTCTGGGTCGGCAGCCTTTCTCAGGATCTAATCATGACCCAGGCCTTGATTGAACCGGAAAAGATTTTGGTTGTCGGACCTTCCCTGGCTCTCCGGGAGATCGAAACCCTTTTTACCGAGCCGATTTCCCTGGACGGCATCACTGAATCGGGTAAAATCACCACAGGTATCGTTTTTACCCCCTCCACCATCCGGCCTGATGATCAGAAGAAAACCAGTGTTCAACTGGAATATTCAGTCCAGCAGCGATAG
- a CDS encoding N-acetylmuramoyl-L-alanine amidase gives MGWHLFLVMLLGWIVVGLPMDSSGFSYTTSDFNQFQSRIIDHRNRVNPKFKKVLRRQTLYIIVHTSELGLSATLRVVAKGKQLTNGRSTPGGHANYVIARNGDTYRILDKQFRADHAGLSMWKGRKDISSVSIGIELVGYHNAPLTDAQYRSMGLLVKILQNVYRLGDHAVLTHSQVAFGRPNPWFPKDHRGRKRCAKNFDRARAGLGPTLDNDPDVIAGRLLPDPYLAELFYSPGPAVAARIAATGPVPELISKDRTAWSIAGEEYDHPTTVYVLPGGRRITGDQIAGAVGWHLLPVSTRVLLNQETQPAETNILEYPVKTITDQMTAWSHAGPAYKFDSTIYFLPSGIVRSGSRIPDWDDLPVNTRLIVGYQGPFAVTRQKTAYRIAGHRYKEQTTVYYLPPGRVKTGAQITNFAGLPQGTLLYLPMDSLPPG, from the coding sequence ATGGGGTGGCATCTTTTTCTGGTGATGCTTCTGGGCTGGATTGTGGTCGGGTTGCCCATGGATTCGTCCGGTTTTTCTTATACGACATCGGATTTTAATCAGTTCCAGTCCAGGATCATTGATCATCGGAACCGGGTGAATCCAAAATTCAAAAAAGTACTGCGCCGGCAGACATTGTATATTATCGTTCATACATCAGAGCTTGGCTTGTCCGCTACCCTGCGGGTAGTGGCCAAAGGCAAACAGTTGACAAACGGCCGCAGCACACCCGGGGGGCATGCCAATTACGTGATCGCCCGGAACGGAGACACCTACCGGATACTGGACAAACAGTTCCGGGCCGACCATGCCGGGCTGTCCATGTGGAAAGGCCGGAAAGATATTTCCTCGGTTTCCATCGGCATCGAGCTGGTGGGATACCATAATGCGCCGCTGACGGATGCACAATACCGGTCCATGGGGTTGCTGGTCAAGATTCTTCAAAACGTTTACCGCTTAGGCGATCACGCAGTGCTGACCCACAGTCAGGTGGCGTTCGGCAGGCCCAATCCCTGGTTTCCTAAAGATCACCGGGGCAGAAAACGGTGTGCCAAAAATTTTGATCGTGCCCGGGCCGGACTGGGACCAACGCTTGATAATGATCCGGATGTTATCGCCGGACGTCTCTTGCCGGACCCGTACCTGGCAGAGCTGTTTTACAGCCCCGGGCCTGCGGTGGCCGCCCGGATTGCCGCCACGGGTCCGGTTCCCGAGCTGATTTCAAAAGACCGAACCGCCTGGTCCATTGCCGGAGAAGAATATGACCATCCGACTACCGTATATGTGCTTCCCGGTGGCCGACGGATTACCGGAGACCAGATTGCCGGCGCAGTCGGATGGCATCTGCTGCCGGTCAGCACCCGGGTTCTGTTGAACCAGGAGACGCAGCCGGCTGAAACCAATATTCTGGAATATCCAGTAAAAACCATCACCGACCAGATGACAGCCTGGTCCCATGCCGGTCCGGCATATAAATTTGATTCCACCATCTATTTTCTGCCGTCCGGTATTGTCCGGTCCGGATCCCGGATCCCCGACTGGGATGATCTGCCTGTGAACACCCGTTTGATTGTGGGATATCAGGGACCGTTTGCCGTCACCCGGCAAAAAACCGCCTACCGGATTGCCGGTCACAGGTACAAAGAACAGACCACCGTGTATTATCTGCCGCCCGGGCGTGTGAAAACCGGCGCGCAGATAACCAATTTCGCCGGCCTGCCGCAAGGGACACTGCTTTACCTGCCCATGGACAGTCTGCCCCCGGGATAA
- a CDS encoding asparaginase: MKSHVRILATGGTIAGISQTPSQSEYCAGQMTIQDMIDAVPDLNRLADISGEQIANVGSQDMSFDILIRLTCRINELMKKEDIHGIVVTHGTDTMEETAFFLNLTVDSPKPVVLTGAMRPANAISADGPLNLFNAVAVAADPNARERGCLVVMNDRIHGAHSLTKTNTTSVETFLSPVNGLVGTVNYGKTAYFRFPFRRHTYLSEFSSRFCHPPHPTLPRVDIIYACIDMPPDLIDLSSAAGAKGIVIAGDGNGNMNQATIKKAAQKAASGFCIVRSSRVPTGTVGRNMEVDDDTLGFIASDELNPAKARILLMLALFKRVPRHQIQQMFYTY, encoded by the coding sequence ATGAAATCCCACGTCAGGATTCTGGCCACCGGCGGTACCATTGCCGGTATCAGCCAAACGCCTTCCCAGTCCGAATACTGTGCAGGACAAATGACCATTCAGGATATGATCGATGCGGTTCCGGATCTGAACCGGCTGGCCGATATTTCAGGAGAACAGATCGCCAATGTTGGATCCCAGGACATGTCATTTGATATTCTGATCCGACTGACCTGCCGCATCAACGAACTGATGAAAAAAGAGGACATTCACGGTATTGTCGTCACCCACGGCACCGACACCATGGAAGAAACCGCCTTTTTTCTGAATCTCACCGTCGACAGCCCCAAGCCCGTGGTACTGACCGGGGCCATGCGGCCGGCCAATGCTATTTCAGCGGACGGCCCCTTGAACCTGTTCAATGCCGTGGCTGTGGCAGCTGATCCCAATGCCAGGGAACGAGGGTGCCTGGTGGTAATGAATGACCGGATTCACGGGGCCCATTCTCTGACCAAGACCAATACCACATCCGTGGAAACATTTTTATCCCCTGTCAACGGCCTGGTGGGAACCGTTAATTACGGGAAAACCGCCTATTTTCGATTCCCCTTCAGGCGGCACACCTATCTGAGTGAATTTTCCAGCCGGTTCTGTCACCCCCCCCATCCGACACTGCCCCGGGTGGACATCATTTATGCCTGTATTGATATGCCGCCGGATCTGATCGACTTATCGTCAGCCGCCGGGGCCAAAGGCATTGTCATTGCCGGTGACGGCAATGGAAACATGAATCAGGCCACAATAAAAAAAGCCGCCCAAAAGGCGGCTTCAGGGTTCTGCATTGTCCGAAGTTCACGGGTACCGACCGGAACGGTGGGCCGGAATATGGAAGTGGATGACGACACTTTGGGGTTTATTGCTTCAGATGAACTCAATCCTGCCAAGGCGCGCATACTGCTCATGCTGGCGCTGTTTAAAAGAGTTCCCCGGCATCAAATTCAACAGATGTTTTACACATACTGA
- a CDS encoding GAF domain-containing protein — translation MELATCKASYFDLFIDVTKKITTAENIDDIFKLITQTLPEIMDVDGSSIRLLNDADKKLVLRSASGLSEAYLNRGPIDHEEPVFKALEGTPIVIEDAANDPRIQYKESIVQEGIQSILVVPISIRGKNVGILRVLCKKPHHFNPDEINFVAALGEQCGIAIENARIFADQQTQLDYFETIHAISKKINTTYELDKILDLIVTRLPEVMNLKAATIRLMEENKGDLELKAAYGLSQTYLERGPLDKELATYYLKQGEPVVILDAKTDLHTIYHKEAELEGISSILAVPVTFNEEVIGILRLLTEEVRQFSHADINFALAIAEQSGIAIQRAIDYNRLKQTCK, via the coding sequence ATGGAATTAGCCACATGCAAAGCGTCATATTTTGATCTATTTATTGATGTGACCAAAAAAATTACCACCGCAGAGAACATTGATGATATTTTTAAACTGATCACACAAACGCTGCCGGAAATCATGGACGTGGATGGGTCCAGCATTCGTCTTTTGAACGATGCCGACAAAAAACTGGTTTTGCGCAGTGCCAGCGGTTTAAGTGAAGCCTACCTGAATCGCGGCCCCATTGACCATGAAGAACCGGTTTTCAAGGCCCTTGAAGGCACCCCCATTGTCATTGAAGATGCAGCCAATGATCCCCGGATTCAATACAAAGAAAGCATCGTACAAGAGGGTATTCAATCCATTCTGGTAGTGCCGATTTCCATTCGGGGCAAGAATGTCGGCATTTTGCGGGTATTATGCAAAAAACCGCATCATTTCAACCCGGATGAAATCAATTTTGTCGCCGCCTTAGGCGAACAATGCGGCATTGCCATTGAAAATGCACGGATTTTCGCCGATCAGCAGACCCAGTTGGATTATTTTGAAACCATCCATGCCATCAGCAAAAAAATCAATACCACCTATGAACTGGACAAAATCCTGGATTTGATTGTCACCCGTCTGCCTGAAGTCATGAATTTGAAAGCCGCCACCATCCGCCTGATGGAAGAAAACAAGGGCGATCTTGAATTAAAAGCCGCGTATGGATTAAGTCAGACCTATCTGGAAAGAGGGCCTTTAGACAAGGAACTGGCCACTTATTATCTGAAACAGGGAGAACCCGTGGTGATCCTGGATGCCAAAACAGATCTTCACACCATATATCACAAAGAAGCGGAACTGGAAGGCATCAGCAGTATTCTGGCTGTCCCGGTCACGTTCAACGAGGAAGTGATCGGCATTTTACGCCTGCTCACCGAAGAGGTGCGGCAGTTCTCCCATGCGGACATCAATTTTGCCCTGGCCATTGCCGAACAAAGCGGTATTGCCATCCAGCGGGCCATTGATTACAACCGTCTCAAACAGACCTGCAAATAA
- a CDS encoding 4Fe-4S binding protein: MSSNQYFNHEGPWSDATDSLMCTDTGDWRSKRPVVDKEKCIFCGFCAIYCPIQVMEMTADSCFQPDLDFCKGCGICAKECPKGAITMVSEGEFVS, encoded by the coding sequence ATGTCATCAAATCAATACTTTAATCACGAAGGACCGTGGTCGGATGCCACTGATTCGCTGATGTGCACGGATACCGGCGATTGGCGATCCAAGCGCCCGGTCGTGGACAAGGAAAAATGTATTTTCTGCGGGTTTTGCGCGATTTACTGCCCGATTCAGGTGATGGAAATGACAGCGGACAGCTGTTTTCAGCCGGATCTGGATTTTTGTAAAGGATGTGGCATCTGCGCAAAAGAATGTCCCAAGGGCGCGATCACCATGGTTTCGGAAGGGGAGTTTGTATCATGA
- a CDS encoding DUF2914 domain-containing protein, which yields MCLVSAVTVTSRICAQDQVPVMATVSEPPVLVQAQMCEAIERFQPVNPAVVFSISLGRVYCFSAFDPVFEESIVYHRWYRQDRLISNARLVLNPPKWSSFSSMQLRPADKGPWRVEIVDSRDKLLKTLRFSISD from the coding sequence ATGTGTCTGGTATCAGCTGTAACCGTTACCTCCAGGATCTGTGCTCAGGATCAGGTCCCGGTGATGGCAACGGTGTCTGAGCCGCCGGTCCTGGTTCAGGCACAGATGTGTGAAGCCATTGAAAGGTTTCAGCCGGTCAATCCGGCGGTTGTTTTTTCCATTTCTCTGGGACGGGTCTATTGTTTTTCCGCGTTTGATCCGGTTTTTGAAGAAAGCATTGTGTATCATCGCTGGTACCGGCAGGACCGGTTGATATCCAATGCCCGGCTGGTGTTGAATCCGCCCAAATGGTCTTCTTTCAGCAGTATGCAGCTCAGGCCTGCGGACAAGGGGCCCTGGCGGGTGGAAATTGTCGACAGCCGTGACAAATTGTTGAAAACCCTCCGTTTCAGCATTTCAGATTGA
- a CDS encoding thiamine pyrophosphate-dependent enzyme, translated as MAEKNKGRLTKVLDYLKYDDPFSKGVSFCPGCGLELLLRFIPRVLGNDIIITGTPSCSAPVLLGQNKQSWHTLSYFGTLMTGAAANATGLVRYYKKAGIDNTVVCFNGDGTANDIGFGNLSGAAERNEPFIYICYDNEGYMNTGIQKSGTTPYGATTTTTPYGTVHKGKNLRRMNLGVKMAMNKIPYTATATLSDLEDLAKKLLKAKKAKERGFCFLHVFAPCPTGWGANPADTIEICRQAVKTNYFPLWEAENGKIRMTKTVKKPKPVSSYTKLMKKFNHMTDADLQILQDDVEYETCLLGGLSVLEAECQLPVSAQD; from the coding sequence ATGGCTGAGAAAAACAAAGGCCGGCTGACCAAAGTACTGGATTACCTTAAATATGACGATCCGTTTTCGAAAGGCGTGTCATTCTGCCCGGGCTGCGGTTTGGAACTGCTGCTGCGGTTCATCCCCCGGGTCCTGGGAAATGATATCATCATTACCGGAACCCCGTCCTGTTCCGCCCCGGTACTGCTGGGTCAGAACAAGCAGTCCTGGCATACCCTGTCCTATTTCGGGACCCTGATGACCGGGGCTGCCGCCAATGCCACGGGCCTGGTGCGGTATTACAAAAAGGCGGGGATCGACAACACGGTGGTGTGTTTCAACGGCGACGGCACGGCCAACGATATCGGATTCGGCAACCTTTCCGGGGCCGCGGAACGCAATGAGCCGTTCATTTATATCTGTTATGACAATGAAGGATACATGAACACCGGGATTCAGAAAAGCGGCACCACCCCGTACGGCGCCACCACCACCACCACCCCCTATGGCACGGTGCACAAAGGAAAAAATCTGCGGCGCATGAATTTAGGGGTGAAAATGGCCATGAACAAAATCCCTTATACGGCCACGGCGACCCTCAGCGATCTGGAGGATCTGGCCAAAAAACTGCTCAAAGCCAAAAAGGCCAAGGAACGGGGCTTTTGCTTTCTCCATGTGTTTGCCCCCTGTCCCACGGGCTGGGGTGCGAATCCCGCAGATACCATAGAGATCTGCCGGCAGGCGGTCAAAACCAATTACTTTCCTTTGTGGGAAGCTGAAAATGGTAAAATCCGCATGACCAAAACCGTTAAAAAACCCAAACCCGTAAGCAGTTACACCAAACTGATGAAAAAATTCAATCACATGACTGACGCGGATCTTCAGATTCTTCAGGACGATGTGGAATATGAAACTTGCCTTTTGGGCGGACTGAGTGTGCTGGAAGCGGAATGTCAGCTACCGGTATCTGCGCAAGATTAA
- a CDS encoding VOC family protein, whose protein sequence is MTFTIDHFNINVLDLDKSLVFYEKALGLKETRRTTADDGSYIIVYLGDGTSPCKLELTWLKSQTTPYDLGDEEFHIAFKTDDFDAAYALHKQMGCICYENKDMGIYFINDPDGYWLEIVPIR, encoded by the coding sequence ATGACATTTACCATCGACCATTTCAACATCAATGTCCTGGATTTGGACAAAAGCCTGGTATTTTATGAAAAAGCGCTGGGGCTGAAGGAAACCCGGCGCACCACAGCCGATGACGGCAGTTATATCATCGTATATCTTGGAGACGGCACCAGCCCCTGCAAACTGGAACTGACCTGGCTCAAATCCCAGACCACTCCTTATGATCTGGGGGATGAAGAGTTTCACATCGCATTTAAAACCGATGACTTTGACGCGGCGTACGCCCTTCACAAACAGATGGGCTGCATCTGTTATGAAAACAAAGATATGGGCATCTATTTCATCAATGATCCGGACGGATACTGGCTGGAAATCGTACCGATCCGATGA
- a CDS encoding pyruvate synthase subunit PorA has protein sequence MNTTAISSNIQVITGNAAAAIAAKLARPDVVAAYPITPQTEVIEQISSFHASGEMDCELITVEGENSAMNAVMAASLAGGRVFTASSSWGLVFMYDAVLATAGARAPVVMVNVNRETPGIIAVSSGQQDMISTRDAGWIFLIAENCQEIMDLVLQSYRLAEDYDIQLPVMVHYDGFFLSYLSEGVEIPAQETVDQFLSVLESQPKRTMLRPGEKLGVGTHGILGGYMELRHKHVTAMERSKAKFDAIDQEFADIFSRSYGGQLEEYLTEDADMVLVGSGSMCGTIKSVIDEQREKGVRIGLVKIRMYRPFPHQALVKALKGKKAIGVVDRSLAFGFDGGPIYTELKAFETKLGGAKLVSFIDGIANTDITKTNVKQMIQMTADLADGKDVPEVTWVSYPKANKDKGEK, from the coding sequence ATGAATACCACAGCTATTTCGTCTAATATCCAAGTTATCACCGGCAACGCGGCCGCAGCCATTGCCGCCAAACTGGCCCGGCCCGATGTGGTGGCCGCCTATCCCATCACTCCCCAGACCGAAGTGATTGAACAGATATCCAGTTTTCATGCATCCGGTGAAATGGATTGCGAACTGATCACCGTGGAAGGAGAAAATTCCGCCATGAACGCGGTGATGGCGGCATCTTTGGCCGGCGGCCGGGTGTTTACCGCATCCTCCTCCTGGGGACTTGTGTTTATGTATGATGCGGTACTGGCCACCGCCGGTGCCAGGGCCCCTGTGGTCATGGTCAATGTAAACCGGGAAACCCCGGGCATTATCGCCGTGTCTTCCGGCCAGCAGGACATGATCTCCACAAGAGATGCAGGCTGGATATTTCTGATTGCTGAAAACTGCCAGGAGATTATGGATCTGGTGCTTCAGAGCTACCGCCTGGCCGAGGATTACGATATTCAATTGCCGGTTATGGTGCATTATGACGGGTTTTTTCTGTCCTATCTGTCCGAAGGCGTGGAAATCCCGGCGCAGGAAACTGTGGATCAGTTTCTGTCCGTGCTGGAATCTCAGCCCAAACGCACCATGCTTCGACCCGGTGAAAAACTGGGCGTGGGAACCCATGGGATTTTAGGCGGGTATATGGAGCTGCGGCATAAACATGTGACGGCCATGGAACGGTCCAAAGCCAAGTTTGATGCCATTGATCAGGAGTTTGCCGATATTTTCAGCCGTTCTTACGGCGGACAGCTGGAAGAGTATCTCACCGAAGATGCGGATATGGTGCTGGTGGGATCCGGGTCCATGTGCGGTACCATCAAATCGGTCATTGACGAGCAGCGGGAAAAAGGCGTCCGCATCGGGCTGGTGAAGATCCGCATGTATCGCCCGTTTCCCCATCAGGCCCTGGTCAAGGCCCTCAAAGGGAAAAAAGCCATCGGCGTGGTGGACCGCAGTCTGGCGTTCGGATTTGACGGCGGTCCCATTTACACGGAACTCAAAGCGTTTGAAACCAAACTGGGCGGCGCTAAACTGGTCAGTTTCATTGACGGCATTGCCAATACCGACATCACCAAAACCAATGTGAAACAGATGATCCAAATGACGGCAGATCTGGCCGACGGCAAGGATGTCCCTGAAGTGACCTGGGTATCTTATCCAAAAGCCAACAAAGATAAGGGGGAAAAATAA